In one Leptospira mayottensis 200901116 genomic region, the following are encoded:
- a CDS encoding DoxX family protein: protein MSISHSSKKKLLLYCLRTIVAFVFLQTLFYKFTGAPESVAIFSKLGVEPWGRIGTGILELVTSILLFLPGWNWLGSFLGLGLMSGAVFSHLFVIGIEQENDGGLLFLLALGNAILCILLLWMEKDTLTAVLRKRF from the coding sequence TTGTCTATTTCTCACTCTTCTAAAAAGAAACTCCTTTTGTATTGCCTTCGTACGATTGTAGCGTTCGTATTTTTACAAACTCTTTTTTATAAGTTCACCGGAGCTCCGGAGTCAGTCGCGATTTTTTCCAAACTCGGAGTGGAACCTTGGGGGAGAATCGGAACTGGAATTTTAGAACTTGTTACCTCGATTCTTTTGTTTCTACCAGGTTGGAATTGGCTCGGCTCCTTTCTCGGACTTGGACTTATGTCCGGCGCCGTTTTTTCTCATTTATTCGTGATCGGAATCGAACAGGAAAACGACGGCGGATTATTATTCTTATTGGCCTTAGGGAATGCGATCCTTTGTATTCTTCTTCTTTGGATGGAAAAAGACACTTTAACGGCTGTTCTGCGAAAACGTTTTTAA
- a CDS encoding NAD(P)/FAD-dependent oxidoreductase codes for MIQELQFRVVPEVAGQEEALKAHISKTLKINIQEIRHIEILSRSIDARQRIVYFNLKVLVFIQEDFIEKPIILPDFPNVSHSKEVIVIGAGPAGLFASLQLILSGFKPILLERGKDVMRRPFDLKEVNVHHNVNEDSNYCFGEGGAGTYSDGKLYTRSKKRGNVRQILELLVGFGANKDILVEAHPHIGTNKLPKIVKNIREKIVEMGGEVHFEKRVTDFLLNGNQIYGVLTKDGDKFHSKNVILATGHSARDIFELLYRKGIELELKPIAVGVRVEHRQSLIDSIQYSCEVRNPYLPPSPYSIAKQVDGRGVYSFCMCPGGVIAACATKSEEIVTNGWSSSKRARPSANSGIVVELKMEDFKPFSKYGPLAAMEFQKEIEQKAWTAGGRTQKAPAQKLVDFIEGKVSSDLPKTSYAPGITSVALQEILPDFVYQSLQKGFQEFDRTMKGYLTNEAVVHAPETRTSSPVCIPRDSRTLQHIRIQGLYPCGEGAGYAGGIVSAAMDGIRSANACVCSIG; via the coding sequence ATGATACAAGAACTTCAGTTTCGCGTCGTTCCGGAAGTCGCGGGACAAGAAGAGGCGCTCAAAGCGCATATTTCTAAAACTCTAAAAATAAACATACAAGAGATTCGTCATATTGAGATATTGAGTCGTTCCATAGATGCAAGACAAAGGATCGTTTATTTTAATTTAAAAGTTCTGGTTTTTATTCAAGAAGATTTTATCGAAAAGCCGATTATTCTTCCGGATTTTCCAAATGTATCTCATTCGAAAGAAGTGATCGTAATTGGTGCTGGACCTGCTGGACTTTTTGCGTCTCTTCAATTGATCTTGTCAGGTTTCAAACCGATTCTTTTGGAAAGGGGAAAGGACGTGATGAGACGTCCTTTTGATTTGAAAGAAGTAAACGTTCATCATAACGTAAACGAAGATTCGAATTATTGTTTTGGAGAAGGCGGAGCTGGAACTTACTCGGACGGCAAGCTCTATACAAGATCCAAGAAGAGAGGAAACGTTCGTCAGATTCTGGAGCTGCTCGTAGGTTTCGGAGCAAACAAAGATATTCTGGTGGAAGCGCATCCACACATCGGAACAAACAAACTTCCCAAAATTGTAAAAAATATTCGAGAAAAAATCGTGGAGATGGGCGGAGAGGTCCACTTTGAAAAGAGAGTGACCGATTTTCTGTTAAACGGAAATCAAATTTATGGTGTGCTTACCAAAGATGGAGATAAATTCCATTCGAAAAATGTAATTCTTGCCACCGGACATTCGGCAAGAGACATCTTCGAGTTATTGTACCGGAAAGGAATCGAGCTAGAACTCAAGCCGATTGCTGTCGGCGTTCGAGTGGAACATCGTCAGTCTCTCATCGACTCCATTCAATATAGTTGTGAGGTTCGAAATCCTTATCTTCCACCTTCTCCTTACAGTATCGCAAAGCAAGTAGATGGGAGGGGTGTATATTCTTTTTGTATGTGTCCTGGAGGGGTAATCGCGGCCTGTGCCACAAAATCGGAAGAGATCGTTACGAACGGTTGGTCTTCGTCGAAAAGGGCAAGGCCTTCCGCAAATTCCGGAATTGTAGTCGAATTGAAAATGGAAGACTTTAAACCTTTCTCCAAATACGGTCCTCTCGCCGCGATGGAGTTTCAAAAAGAGATCGAACAAAAGGCTTGGACTGCGGGAGGTCGTACACAAAAGGCTCCGGCGCAAAAGCTCGTAGACTTTATAGAAGGAAAGGTATCTTCGGATCTTCCGAAAACTTCCTATGCTCCGGGAATTACATCCGTTGCATTGCAGGAAATTCTACCGGATTTCGTTTATCAATCCTTGCAAAAAGGTTTTCAGGAATTTGATCGTACTATGAAAGGGTATCTTACAAATGAGGCGGTCGTTCATGCTCCGGAGACGAGGACATCTTCTCCCGTTTGTATTCCTAGGGATTCACGTACTCTACAACATATTCGAATTCAAGGTCTTTATCCTTGTGGAGAAGGTGCGGGCTATGCGGGAGGAATTGTATCCGCCGCAATGGACGGGATTCGATCCGCGAACGCTTGCGTTTGCTCGATCGGGTGA